From Hymenobacter sedentarius, a single genomic window includes:
- a CDS encoding IscS subfamily cysteine desulfurase, with the protein MLKLPIYLDNNATTPLDPRVLEAMMPYLTEVFGNAASRNHPFGWAAEEAVDYSREQIAKLINCDPKEIIFTSGATESDNLGIKGVFEMYSQKGNHVITATTEHKAVLDTCKHIEKLGGRVTYLPVNEQGLISLEELEAAMTPETVLVTIMYGNNETGTIQPIREIAKIAHKHGALFMTDGTQAVGKIPVDVMADGIDIMAFTAHKMYGPKGVGALYVRRKNPRVKVTAQMDGGGHERGMRSGTLNVPGIVGLGKACELAMHEMVADTARLSAMRDRLEKELTTLEESYVNGSIEHRLPHVTNISFKYVEGEGLMMGVKDLAVSSGSACTSASLEPSYVLKALGLSDDLAHSSLRFGLSRFTTDEQIDYAINHVKEAVTKLREMSPLWEMFKEGVDLSKIEWAEH; encoded by the coding sequence ATGCTTAAGCTCCCTATTTACCTCGATAACAACGCCACCACGCCCCTCGACCCGCGGGTACTGGAGGCCATGATGCCTTACCTGACCGAAGTGTTCGGCAACGCGGCTTCGCGCAACCACCCCTTTGGTTGGGCTGCTGAAGAAGCCGTGGACTACTCGCGCGAACAGATTGCCAAGCTCATCAACTGCGACCCCAAGGAGATTATCTTCACTTCGGGCGCTACCGAGTCGGACAACCTGGGCATTAAGGGCGTGTTTGAGATGTACAGCCAGAAAGGCAACCACGTCATCACCGCCACCACCGAGCACAAAGCCGTGCTCGACACCTGCAAGCACATCGAGAAGCTCGGCGGCCGCGTGACCTACCTGCCCGTGAACGAGCAGGGCCTCATCAGCCTCGAAGAGCTTGAAGCCGCTATGACGCCGGAGACTGTCCTGGTCACCATCATGTACGGCAACAACGAGACGGGCACCATTCAGCCCATCCGCGAAATCGCCAAGATTGCCCACAAGCACGGCGCCCTGTTTATGACGGACGGCACCCAGGCAGTAGGTAAAATTCCGGTCGACGTGATGGCCGACGGCATCGATATCATGGCTTTCACGGCTCACAAGATGTACGGCCCCAAGGGCGTAGGCGCGCTGTACGTGCGTCGTAAGAACCCCCGGGTAAAAGTGACCGCCCAGATGGACGGTGGCGGCCACGAGCGCGGCATGCGTTCGGGCACGCTCAACGTACCCGGCATCGTGGGCCTGGGCAAGGCTTGTGAGTTGGCCATGCACGAAATGGTTGCCGACACCGCTCGCCTGAGCGCCATGCGCGACCGCCTCGAAAAGGAACTGACCACGCTGGAAGAAAGCTACGTGAATGGTTCAATTGAGCACCGCCTCCCACACGTTACCAACATCAGCTTCAAGTACGTGGAAGGCGAAGGCCTGATGATGGGCGTGAAAGACTTGGCCGTATCTTCGGGTTCGGCCTGTACTTCGGCCTCCCTGGAGCCCAGCTACGTGCTCAAGGCCCTGGGCCTGAGCGACGACCTGGCCCACTCCTCGCTGCGCTTCGGCCTGAGCCGCTTCACCACCGACGAGCAAATCGACTACGCCATCAACCACGTAAAAGAGGCCGTAACTAAGCTCCGCGAGATGTCGCCCCTGTGGGAGATGTTCAAGGAAGGTGTCGACTTGAGCAAAATCGAGTGGGCGGAACACTAG
- the iscU gene encoding Fe-S cluster assembly scaffold IscU yields MAYSDKVIDHYSNPRNVGTLDKSKKNVGTGLVGAPECGDVMRLQIEVDEATNTITDAKFKTFGCGSAIASSSLATEWLKGKSIDEALAIDNMEIVEELALPPVKIHCSVLAEDAIKSAISDYRVKNGLPALELAHH; encoded by the coding sequence ATGGCTTACTCCGATAAAGTAATTGACCACTACAGCAACCCCCGCAACGTGGGCACGCTGGACAAAAGCAAAAAGAACGTAGGCACCGGCCTGGTGGGTGCTCCTGAGTGCGGCGACGTAATGCGCCTGCAAATTGAGGTAGACGAAGCCACTAATACCATCACCGACGCCAAGTTTAAGACCTTCGGCTGCGGCTCGGCCATTGCTTCTTCGTCGCTCGCTACGGAGTGGCTGAAAGGCAAATCCATCGACGAGGCCCTGGCCATCGACAACATGGAGATTGTGGAAGAGCTGGCCCTGCCGCCCGTAAAAATTCACTGCTCGGTACTGGCCGAGGATGCCATTAAGTCGGCTATCTCGGACTACCGTGTGAAAAACGGTCTGCCTGCACTGGAGCTCGCCCACCACTAG